A genomic region of Desulfosarcina ovata subsp. ovata contains the following coding sequences:
- a CDS encoding UPF0182 family protein, which produces MLSQKSHKTTKIIILILLAVLLVLSIVYVLEKLVDIWWYGALGYEFYFWQRLFYRYAVFIGVTLMFSGFFFLNLHIASRVLRKPVDSADWHQADLPPSAKWYHRFRTGSLIVSIPLALGLAILVAMPLFRHWELFLFYLFGPGAGVNEPVFGKDVAYFLFSFPIYRMLQPSLLGSCMILFLGLSLQYWTEQKLLARQDRRLPAAAKWHLSFILLIIFLIESWDFILQRNELVYRTGNAPLFFGPGFIDMNFTVPLIWLQLAFLTASIFCLLLAIHYNNGFKWFAGLLVGFFIVVGARHAPLLPELIKKYIVNPNEFTREEPFIANNIQSTLQAYRLDNVEVRHFSPERVPAHYDDPQVKSVLDNIPLWENHAFKPLIEQLQDLRPYYTFSTVTVDRYTVNGKYAQVLVGPRELDSQNLPANANNWINRHLTYTHGYGAAMAPANQGGGEPMAWFMHDIPILSDYGMTIQQPEIYYGLKTDSYVIAPNSTGEMGYPKGNDNVTVNYQGEGGVPFSSLLRRMVFSWHFKDRNLLFTTRTTDQSKILFRRNITARIQTLTPFLMLDSTPYMVATSKGIFWIQDAYTTSNWYPDAAPIEFKGTRLNYIRNSVKIVVDAFNGTVDYYIFDTQDPIVRAYDRIYPGLLKDKAEMPADIREHIRYPRDFFDIQMRIYTKYHQTDPKVFYQQEDVWAYAEVIAKDANTTMQPRYMTLNLFQPDKLDFLLLMQMSPKGNTNLRSMAFAGCDVANYGKIVVYDFPKGELVFSPTQTYAIINEDPDIANQFTLWDQSGSKIIHGRVSILPIGRTIFYIQPIFLKSSYEVQIPELQRIIVSEGQVAVMEPSIEEAYKKLLQKTSVEMEQLDNRYPVLAPGNR; this is translated from the coding sequence TTCTGTCCATCGTCTATGTGCTGGAAAAGCTTGTGGACATCTGGTGGTATGGTGCGCTGGGATACGAATTCTATTTCTGGCAGCGACTTTTTTACCGCTATGCGGTCTTCATCGGGGTGACCCTGATGTTTTCGGGTTTCTTTTTTTTGAACCTGCATATCGCCTCGCGGGTCCTCCGGAAACCTGTTGATTCCGCCGATTGGCACCAGGCAGACCTTCCGCCATCCGCCAAGTGGTATCACCGCTTCCGCACGGGATCGCTGATCGTTTCCATTCCGCTTGCCCTGGGGCTGGCGATACTGGTCGCGATGCCCCTTTTCCGACACTGGGAACTATTTCTGTTTTACCTTTTCGGGCCCGGCGCCGGTGTCAACGAGCCCGTATTCGGCAAGGATGTCGCCTATTTCCTTTTCTCGTTTCCCATCTACCGAATGCTTCAACCCTCTCTGCTGGGCAGCTGCATGATCCTGTTTCTGGGGCTGTCCCTGCAATACTGGACTGAACAGAAGCTGCTCGCCCGGCAGGATCGGCGTCTGCCGGCCGCCGCCAAATGGCACCTCAGCTTCATCCTGCTGATCATTTTCCTGATCGAATCCTGGGACTTCATTCTGCAGCGCAACGAACTCGTTTACCGGACCGGCAACGCGCCGCTATTTTTCGGACCGGGATTCATAGATATGAATTTCACCGTGCCGTTGATATGGTTGCAACTGGCCTTCTTGACGGCATCCATCTTTTGTCTGCTTCTGGCGATCCACTACAACAACGGCTTCAAATGGTTTGCCGGGCTGCTGGTGGGATTCTTTATCGTTGTGGGCGCCAGACATGCCCCCCTCCTGCCCGAACTCATCAAAAAATACATCGTCAATCCAAACGAGTTTACCCGTGAGGAACCGTTCATTGCCAACAATATTCAATCGACCCTGCAGGCCTATCGTCTCGATAATGTCGAGGTTCGCCATTTTTCACCCGAACGGGTTCCGGCCCATTATGACGACCCCCAGGTCAAAAGCGTGCTCGATAACATCCCCCTGTGGGAAAACCATGCATTCAAGCCCCTGATCGAGCAGCTTCAGGACCTGCGGCCCTACTACACGTTTTCGACAGTGACCGTCGACCGATATACCGTCAATGGCAAGTATGCGCAGGTCCTGGTGGGCCCCCGGGAGCTCGATTCCCAGAACCTTCCGGCCAATGCGAATAACTGGATCAACCGTCACCTGACGTATACTCACGGCTACGGTGCGGCCATGGCCCCGGCAAACCAGGGGGGCGGCGAGCCCATGGCGTGGTTCATGCACGATATTCCCATTCTCTCCGACTACGGGATGACGATCCAGCAGCCGGAAATTTACTACGGATTAAAAACCGATTCCTATGTCATCGCGCCCAACAGTACCGGTGAAATGGGGTACCCCAAGGGGAACGACAACGTGACGGTCAATTATCAGGGCGAGGGAGGGGTCCCGTTCTCCTCGCTGCTCCGCCGGATGGTCTTCTCCTGGCACTTCAAGGACCGCAATCTCCTGTTCACCACCCGTACGACCGACCAGAGCAAGATCCTTTTCCGGCGCAATATCACCGCGCGGATTCAGACCCTGACGCCCTTTCTGATGCTGGACAGCACCCCATACATGGTGGCAACGTCAAAGGGAATTTTTTGGATCCAGGATGCATACACCACCTCCAATTGGTATCCTGACGCCGCTCCGATTGAATTTAAAGGCACTCGTCTCAACTATATTCGCAATTCGGTCAAGATTGTCGTGGACGCCTTCAACGGAACGGTGGACTACTACATTTTCGACACGCAGGACCCCATCGTGCGCGCCTACGACCGCATCTACCCGGGCCTTTTGAAGGACAAGGCGGAAATGCCGGCGGACATCCGCGAGCATATCCGCTACCCTCGCGACTTTTTCGACATCCAGATGCGCATTTACACCAAATACCACCAGACCGATCCCAAGGTTTTCTACCAGCAGGAAGACGTCTGGGCATACGCGGAGGTCATCGCCAAAGACGCCAATACGACGATGCAGCCCCGGTATATGACCCTCAACCTGTTTCAACCCGATAAACTCGACTTCCTTTTGCTCATGCAAATGAGTCCCAAGGGCAACACCAATCTGCGGTCGATGGCGTTTGCCGGCTGCGATGTCGCCAACTACGGGAAAATCGTCGTTTACGATTTCCCCAAAGGCGAACTGGTGTTCAGCCCGACACAGACCTATGCCATCATCAATGAAGACCCGGATATCGCCAATCAGTTCACCCTTTGGGATCAATCCGGATCCAAAATCATCCACGGACGCGTGAGCATCCTGCCCATCGGCCGGACCATATTTTACATCCAGCCGATATTCCTGAAATCCTCCTACGAGGTGCAGATTCCTGAACTGCAGCGAATTATCGTCAGTGAAGGTCAGGTTGCCGTCATGGAACCTTCGATTGAGGAGGCCTACAAAAAGCTCTTACAGAAAACGAGTGTGGAAATGGAGCAATTGGATAACCGGTATCCGGTACTTGCTCCCGGGAACCGCTAA
- a CDS encoding sigma 54-interacting transcriptional regulator — MESSDMNGTKTSRGPARSDGKASSRPKNRTFRSVFENTGTGTILIEADMTVAMANACFECLSGITRERIEGRMKLIDFIHPEDQARVEGFHAGRRQGHSVPSDYGCRLITSHNGERHMAVRAQLIAGTTRSVVSFMDITDLVQSKEALERSKKWLVRLMNNLPGMVYRYSIDAGYRFQFASQGGYGLTGYRPGQLTGDRGPTYIDLIHPDDRREVLASVETALDRETPFQLTYRIQTVSDGEKWVWDQGAGVRSPEGGVFVEGFITDFTLFKQMEDEFLRREARLKNENEQLWSSAAGVYGFGDLVGKSDAMRQVYGMIAKAAEMDTAVILYGESGTGKELAARRIHAMSSRRSHRFVAVNCGAIPESIFESEFFGYKKGAFSGAIKDSEGLLDTADGGTLFLDEVGEISLAGQVKLLRVIDQLGYTPVGGRREKHPNLRIIAATNKDLKQLVKNGDMREDFFFRIHIFPIHMPPLRSRKEDLPLLIDRVIETCPHDTVPPPAGSVLRQLMAYDWPGNVRELKNTIQRYLLTGRIDFFTTEPAAATTPPPDANAPPMPLKMKMREYESEYIRQVLDKHHWNRSKVAKMLGIDRKTLLRKIRDFNID; from the coding sequence ATGGAATCCAGCGATATGAATGGGACAAAGACTTCCAGGGGCCCCGCCCGGTCAGACGGGAAGGCATCCTCCCGTCCAAAGAACCGCACGTTCCGCAGCGTATTTGAAAACACCGGTACCGGAACGATCCTTATCGAAGCGGACATGACCGTCGCCATGGCCAATGCCTGCTTCGAATGCCTCTCGGGAATTACCCGGGAACGGATTGAGGGCCGGATGAAACTCATTGATTTCATCCATCCGGAGGACCAGGCCCGGGTGGAGGGGTTTCATGCCGGACGCCGACAGGGCCATTCTGTGCCCAGCGATTATGGGTGCCGGCTGATTACCTCCCACAACGGCGAACGGCACATGGCCGTCAGGGCACAACTGATCGCCGGCACCACCAGAAGCGTGGTTTCTTTCATGGATATCACCGATCTGGTGCAATCCAAGGAGGCCCTGGAACGCAGCAAAAAATGGCTGGTCCGTCTCATGAACAACCTGCCCGGCATGGTCTACCGATACAGCATCGACGCCGGCTATCGGTTTCAGTTCGCCAGTCAGGGTGGTTACGGCCTCACCGGATATCGGCCCGGCCAGCTCACCGGCGACAGAGGACCGACTTACATCGACCTGATCCATCCCGATGACCGCCGGGAGGTTCTGGCGTCTGTTGAAACGGCCCTCGACCGGGAGACGCCTTTTCAGCTCACCTACAGGATTCAAACCGTTTCGGATGGGGAGAAATGGGTTTGGGACCAGGGTGCCGGCGTACGGTCTCCCGAAGGTGGCGTTTTTGTGGAAGGATTCATTACCGATTTCACCCTGTTCAAACAGATGGAGGATGAATTCCTGCGGCGGGAGGCCCGGTTAAAAAACGAAAACGAGCAGCTCTGGTCGTCGGCTGCCGGGGTGTACGGTTTCGGTGACCTGGTGGGCAAAAGCGACGCCATGCGCCAGGTTTACGGCATGATCGCCAAAGCGGCGGAGATGGATACCGCCGTGATACTCTATGGCGAGTCGGGCACCGGCAAGGAACTGGCCGCCAGAAGGATCCATGCCATGAGCAGCCGGCGCAGCCATCGTTTTGTGGCGGTCAATTGCGGCGCCATTCCGGAATCGATTTTTGAAAGCGAGTTCTTCGGATACAAGAAAGGGGCCTTCAGCGGTGCCATCAAGGACAGCGAAGGGCTGCTGGACACGGCCGACGGCGGCACCCTTTTTCTGGACGAGGTCGGTGAGATCAGCCTCGCCGGACAGGTCAAGCTGCTCCGGGTTATCGACCAGCTGGGGTATACGCCGGTGGGCGGTCGCCGGGAAAAGCATCCCAACCTGCGCATCATCGCCGCCACCAACAAAGACCTGAAGCAATTGGTCAAAAACGGAGACATGCGCGAAGATTTCTTCTTTCGCATCCACATCTTTCCCATCCACATGCCGCCGCTGCGCTCCAGGAAGGAAGACCTCCCCCTTTTGATCGACCGGGTCATTGAAACCTGTCCCCATGACACGGTGCCGCCTCCTGCCGGTTCGGTCCTTCGTCAGCTGATGGCGTACGACTGGCCGGGCAATGTCCGCGAGCTGAAAAACACCATCCAGCGTTACCTGCTCACCGGCAGGATCGACTTTTTTACCACAGAACCGGCCGCCGCCACGACTCCCCCTCCTGACGCCAACGCACCGCCCATGCCGCTGAAAATGAAAATGCGGGAGTATGAAAGCGAGTATATCCGGCAGGTGTTGGACAAACATCATTGGAACCGGTCGAAGGTGGCGAAAATGTTGGGTATCGACCGAAAGACCCTCCTGCGCAAAATCCGGGATTTCAATATCGACTGA
- a CDS encoding transposase gives MLILHDILEKLKNEFAQSSKGQERGIWFVYTIVAIIVPFASSRTSNILRCLKTVFGFSGISRKKFYTFMASPRIPWQRLWPTLWKLIPLPTTGGRLMLALDDSINAKTGKKIFACDKVFDHAAKQNQSRYPWAQNIVAVGLLKMIKGRWACLPLSYRFYLLKKTIERMNRDSNGPEVTFKSKLAMAVDMIGEIAAVFPRKRIVIITDSWFGNGGLWKPLKKQLGIWVDMISRLRSNSTIFELPPPPTGRQGRPRKYGRKLGNAAALAVRFKSLAKEYIVNLYGRNRNIVAYERVVMLKTIRCAVKVVWVYRKTQWVALYSTDLSLSAEQIIEYYGARWKIEALFKELKNDIGSADTQSRHPQAVSNHLHFCMLATTVAWIYASRVEKTPSRRHAVGGRRHFAFSDVRRSVTKAAMDKDFGRLFPVPRKSVFNSLVDVLLRMAA, from the coding sequence ATGCTTATCCTACACGACATCCTTGAAAAACTCAAAAACGAATTTGCTCAGTCCAGTAAAGGTCAGGAACGGGGAATATGGTTCGTATACACGATCGTGGCGATCATTGTTCCTTTCGCCTCATCGAGGACCTCAAACATTCTACGGTGCTTGAAGACGGTGTTCGGCTTTTCCGGGATCAGTCGTAAAAAGTTCTATACCTTCATGGCATCCCCACGGATTCCATGGCAACGGTTATGGCCCACGCTGTGGAAATTGATTCCGCTGCCAACGACCGGTGGGCGGTTAATGCTGGCTCTGGATGACAGTATCAACGCCAAGACAGGCAAGAAGATTTTCGCCTGCGACAAGGTTTTCGATCATGCTGCCAAGCAAAACCAGTCCAGGTATCCGTGGGCCCAGAACATCGTTGCTGTGGGGTTGTTGAAGATGATCAAGGGACGTTGGGCCTGTCTGCCGCTGAGTTATCGTTTCTACCTCCTGAAGAAAACCATCGAACGAATGAACCGTGACAGCAATGGACCGGAAGTGACATTCAAGAGCAAGCTTGCCATGGCGGTCGACATGATCGGTGAGATTGCCGCGGTGTTTCCCAGAAAACGGATTGTCATCATCACCGACTCATGGTTCGGCAATGGCGGCCTGTGGAAGCCATTGAAAAAACAGTTGGGCATATGGGTGGATATGATTTCCAGGCTTCGATCCAACAGCACAATATTTGAACTGCCGCCACCTCCGACCGGACGACAAGGCCGCCCGCGTAAATATGGCCGCAAGCTGGGGAATGCGGCAGCGTTGGCCGTTCGATTCAAATCGCTGGCAAAAGAATACATCGTCAACCTGTATGGCCGCAACCGGAACATCGTAGCCTATGAACGCGTGGTGATGCTCAAGACCATCCGATGTGCGGTCAAGGTGGTCTGGGTCTATCGTAAGACACAGTGGGTGGCACTTTATTCCACCGACCTGTCCCTTTCGGCTGAGCAGATTATCGAATACTATGGGGCCCGCTGGAAGATCGAAGCCTTATTCAAGGAATTGAAAAACGACATCGGCAGCGCTGACACGCAAAGCCGTCATCCGCAGGCCGTCAGCAACCATCTGCACTTTTGCATGCTGGCGACCACCGTCGCCTGGATTTACGCCAGCCGGGTCGAGAAAACGCCATCTCGCCGGCATGCCGTCGGCGGCCGCCGTCATTTTGCCTTTTCGGATGTCCGCCGATCCGTTACAAAGGCCGCGATGGACAAGGATTTTGGTAGGCTCTTCCCGGTGCCACGCAAATCCGTCTTTAATTCTCTCGTGGACGTACTGCTGCGCATGGCGGCTTGA
- a CDS encoding molybdopterin-dependent oxidoreductase, with the protein MDDRFQTTRRGFLKLGGSALAGTAVASCGFSPFKKELSLSKLKKEEKSKETEKWKHSACAMCLMCPLQVKVKNGKIVDVRGEDTAPWNGKVCAKAYGGIWGRVYAPDRILHPLKRVGKRGDAKFVRCSWDEVINAVAGKIREYTDAGHPEWFENWWGCPVQTDNMYFLHYFARITGTRISYMHGQICFGDHSAEKAITFGGNHAGALMLSGADFINMKYALIGGQNFPGNAFTPATAFGASGFYQVYLKARENGFRFAAIDPKLADSSAMADEWIPIKPGMDAVLMMGITHILIQEKLYDADFLATYTNAPQLIRLDNGQAMTDAGGNYLAWNKSKGAAEVLNAAGKNADLDLGLGRTFMVDGVRCQTACAMYADMVSEYTPEKVVELCNLPFPANRVVQIARRLGNNRPSVIVYPGLTTGRYANWFQVLRAYSVVNLFLGNIDQKGGFYVPKHGFKGGSGWPEPPLVPEYPHPDLKMVPASWGNVMAADSLDKKPCYSSPKQFHPATQALPWEHFDAIKEGRVKALFSTAENSAITQVDTALVYECLEKLEMIVVGEQLPKEFVELADYVVPESSYIERSHLYTFTPVAEDGKEHAMALMRAPVIESPGESKPFGWFMKQVGTRAGYAPYFKDLDIDYQWWDRILEKGKCPVRSKDLVENGPYVEVHPLTYNPTFKPIKTRSGRFELFSNELSEECYHHPQSQWKKNRYVFPFPLYIPIAAPKASDEFYLVSGKASWHQKNATQNNRYLMEDGIEGGNPYMPLYLNARRAQALGLKEGELVAVTCIGPTRNDDPCVVDDAVVGYSQKVRIHLTEGLQPDTAFTFFASGHRSKTMLKKVNQGVLHSAFVPLSVEPYAGGCGKNYSLVKISKVGEAN; encoded by the coding sequence ATGGATGATCGGTTTCAAACAACCCGCAGGGGATTTCTCAAGCTCGGGGGAAGCGCGTTGGCGGGAACGGCGGTGGCGTCTTGTGGTTTCTCACCCTTTAAGAAGGAACTGAGCCTTTCGAAACTGAAAAAAGAGGAGAAATCGAAGGAGACGGAAAAATGGAAACATTCGGCATGCGCCATGTGCCTGATGTGCCCGCTGCAGGTAAAGGTGAAAAACGGAAAGATCGTCGATGTCAGGGGCGAAGATACCGCCCCATGGAACGGCAAAGTTTGCGCCAAGGCCTACGGAGGAATCTGGGGGCGGGTCTATGCGCCGGACCGTATTCTTCACCCGCTGAAAAGGGTGGGAAAACGGGGGGACGCCAAATTCGTCCGCTGTTCATGGGACGAGGTGATCAATGCCGTTGCCGGAAAAATCAGAGAGTATACCGACGCCGGGCATCCGGAATGGTTTGAAAACTGGTGGGGCTGCCCGGTGCAGACGGACAACATGTATTTTCTGCATTATTTCGCCAGAATTACCGGCACACGCATCTCCTACATGCACGGCCAGATCTGCTTTGGCGACCATTCGGCCGAAAAGGCGATCACCTTCGGCGGCAACCACGCCGGCGCCCTCATGCTCTCCGGGGCTGATTTCATCAACATGAAGTATGCCCTGATCGGCGGCCAGAACTTTCCCGGGAATGCCTTCACCCCGGCAACGGCTTTCGGTGCATCGGGCTTTTACCAGGTGTACCTGAAGGCCCGGGAAAACGGGTTCCGGTTTGCGGCCATCGATCCGAAACTGGCGGACAGCTCGGCCATGGCCGATGAATGGATTCCCATCAAACCCGGGATGGATGCGGTGCTGATGATGGGCATCACCCACATCCTCATCCAGGAAAAACTCTATGACGCGGATTTTTTGGCGACATACACCAACGCCCCGCAATTGATTCGTCTGGACAACGGACAGGCCATGACCGACGCCGGGGGAAATTACCTGGCGTGGAACAAATCCAAAGGCGCTGCCGAAGTACTCAATGCGGCCGGAAAAAATGCGGACCTCGATCTGGGCCTGGGCCGGACGTTCATGGTAGACGGCGTCCGTTGCCAAACCGCCTGTGCGATGTATGCGGACATGGTTTCCGAATACACCCCCGAAAAAGTCGTCGAATTGTGCAACCTGCCGTTTCCCGCCAACCGGGTGGTTCAAATCGCTCGACGGCTCGGGAACAATCGGCCGTCGGTGATCGTTTATCCCGGCCTGACCACCGGGCGATATGCCAACTGGTTCCAGGTATTGCGCGCCTATAGCGTCGTCAACCTCTTTCTTGGCAACATCGATCAAAAAGGTGGCTTCTACGTTCCCAAACACGGGTTCAAAGGGGGCAGCGGGTGGCCCGAACCCCCCTTGGTGCCGGAATATCCCCATCCGGACCTGAAAATGGTTCCGGCCTCCTGGGGCAATGTGATGGCCGCCGACAGCCTGGATAAAAAACCCTGCTACAGCTCCCCCAAACAGTTCCACCCGGCCACCCAGGCCCTGCCATGGGAGCATTTCGACGCCATCAAGGAGGGCCGGGTCAAGGCGCTTTTCTCTACGGCAGAGAACTCCGCCATCACCCAGGTGGACACGGCCCTGGTCTATGAATGCCTGGAAAAACTGGAAATGATCGTGGTCGGAGAGCAACTGCCCAAGGAATTCGTGGAGCTGGCCGACTATGTGGTTCCCGAATCCTCCTATATCGAAAGGAGTCATCTGTATACCTTTACCCCGGTTGCCGAAGACGGGAAAGAACACGCCATGGCCCTGATGCGCGCACCGGTGATCGAATCACCGGGAGAATCCAAGCCGTTCGGCTGGTTCATGAAGCAGGTGGGGACCCGGGCCGGTTACGCCCCCTATTTCAAGGATCTGGACATCGATTACCAATGGTGGGACCGCATCCTGGAAAAGGGCAAATGTCCGGTGCGCTCGAAGGATCTCGTAGAAAATGGGCCGTATGTGGAGGTCCATCCCCTGACGTACAATCCGACGTTCAAGCCCATCAAAACCCGGTCCGGCCGGTTCGAACTTTTTTCCAACGAACTTTCCGAAGAGTGCTACCACCATCCGCAGTCGCAATGGAAGAAAAACCGGTATGTCTTTCCCTTCCCATTATACATCCCCATTGCCGCCCCCAAGGCAAGCGATGAATTCTATCTGGTCAGCGGCAAGGCCAGCTGGCACCAGAAAAACGCCACGCAGAACAACCGGTATCTGATGGAGGACGGCATCGAGGGCGGCAACCCGTATATGCCCCTGTATCTGAACGCCCGCCGGGCACAGGCCCTCGGACTCAAGGAGGGAGAGCTGGTGGCGGTCACCTGCATCGGGCCAACCAGGAACGACGATCCATGTGTGGTCGACGATGCGGTTGTGGGATATTCCCAGAAGGTCCGGATTCATCTCACGGAAGGCCTGCAGCCCGACACGGCGTTTACTTTTTTTGCCTCCGGTCACAGAAGCAAGACCATGTTGAAAAAAGTCAATCAGGGGGTTCTGCATAGTGCCTTTGTTCCCTTGAGCGTCGAACCCTATGCCGGCGGATGCGGAAAGAACTACAGCCTGGTCAAAATCAGCAAGGTAGGGGAGGCAAACTGA
- a CDS encoding 4Fe-4S dicluster domain-containing protein, producing the protein MSRYAMMIDLDRCVRCRTCYVVCKIMHDIPNQFECGRSYTRIRLMEPEIGEYPDVRRYFVPYHCMQCENPACVAACEVEASFIREDGIVAFDPEKCIGCEACVDACPYHARYINEETGKVDGCDMCAERIDAGQGPWCVERCIGSAMIFGDLDDPASDIVKAIRESGAKPLSGHFGTQPKVFYANLKIADKTRIKPAA; encoded by the coding sequence ATGAGCAGATATGCAATGATGATCGATTTGGACCGATGTGTCAGATGCCGGACATGCTATGTCGTCTGTAAAATCATGCACGACATTCCCAACCAGTTCGAATGTGGGCGGTCTTACACCCGCATCCGCTTGATGGAACCCGAAATCGGCGAGTACCCCGACGTCAGGAGATATTTCGTGCCTTACCACTGCATGCAGTGCGAGAATCCCGCCTGCGTGGCGGCATGTGAGGTCGAGGCGTCATTCATCCGGGAAGACGGCATTGTTGCCTTCGATCCTGAAAAATGCATCGGTTGCGAGGCGTGCGTGGACGCCTGTCCCTACCATGCCCGGTACATCAATGAGGAAACCGGTAAGGTGGACGGGTGCGACATGTGCGCCGAACGGATCGATGCCGGCCAGGGGCCCTGGTGCGTGGAACGGTGCATCGGCAGCGCCATGATTTTCGGAGATCTGGACGACCCGGCCAGCGATATCGTCAAGGCCATCCGGGAGAGCGGCGCAAAGCCGCTTTCCGGGCATTTTGGCACGCAACCGAAAGTCTTCTATGCGAATTTGAAGATAGCGGACAAGACCCGGATTAAACCCGCCGCGTAA